One stretch of Microbacterium terrae DNA includes these proteins:
- a CDS encoding ABC-F family ATP-binding cassette domain-containing protein: protein MGYIDIAAVSYALPDGRPLLDEVSFRVGEGSTTALIGQNGAGKTTLLRIIRDELDPLSGVVSIDGGLGVMDQFVGHGQAGQTVHDLLIAVAPDRVRRAARELAEAELAIIEDDDLDTQMRYAGALADYAEAGGYEYETVWDTCTTAALGIPFARAQYRELATLSGGEQKRLALEALLRGPDQVLLLDEPDNYLDVPGKRWLEDRLRETPKTVLLVSHDRELLARAADRIVTLEAGGAGSTAWVHGGGFGTYHRARDDRMARLDELRRRWDEQHVKLKELVATLKVKATANDSFTSRYRAAQTRLRKFEEVGPPQERPKEQDLDLRLRGARTGRRAVVAEQLELTGLMKPFDAEVWFGDRVAVLGSNGSGKSHFLRLLARGGTDPDARLGHMTTTGGALAPVSHTGRAVLGARVVPGWFAQTHRHPEFDGRTLLDILHRGEDARAGLPRDAASSALDRYGLVGQAEQRFDDLSGGQQARFQILLLELSGATLLLLDEPTDNLDLVSAEALQDALARFEGTVLAVTHDRWLAKSFDRFLVFGADGRVVESDAPVWDETRVVRDR from the coding sequence ATGGGGTACATCGACATCGCCGCGGTCAGCTACGCGCTGCCCGACGGCCGGCCGCTCCTCGACGAGGTCTCGTTCCGGGTCGGCGAAGGGTCGACGACGGCGCTCATCGGGCAGAACGGCGCCGGCAAGACGACGCTGCTGCGCATCATCCGCGACGAGCTCGATCCGCTGTCGGGGGTCGTCTCGATCGACGGCGGGCTCGGCGTCATGGACCAGTTCGTGGGTCACGGCCAGGCGGGGCAGACCGTGCACGATCTGCTCATCGCGGTCGCGCCCGATCGGGTGCGCCGGGCTGCACGCGAGCTCGCCGAGGCGGAACTCGCGATCATCGAGGACGACGACCTCGACACCCAGATGCGGTACGCCGGCGCGCTCGCCGACTACGCCGAGGCGGGAGGGTACGAGTACGAGACGGTGTGGGACACGTGCACGACGGCCGCGCTCGGCATCCCGTTCGCGCGGGCGCAGTACCGCGAGCTGGCCACGCTGTCGGGCGGCGAGCAGAAGCGGCTCGCGCTCGAGGCGCTGCTGCGCGGACCCGACCAGGTGCTCCTCCTCGACGAGCCCGACAACTACCTCGACGTGCCCGGCAAGCGCTGGCTCGAGGATCGGCTGCGCGAGACGCCGAAGACCGTGCTGCTGGTCTCGCACGACCGCGAGCTGCTCGCCCGGGCCGCCGACCGCATCGTCACGCTCGAGGCGGGCGGCGCGGGCAGCACCGCGTGGGTGCACGGCGGCGGGTTCGGCACGTACCATCGCGCCCGCGACGACCGGATGGCGCGCCTCGACGAGCTGCGCCGGCGGTGGGACGAGCAGCACGTCAAGCTCAAGGAGCTGGTGGCGACCCTCAAGGTGAAGGCCACCGCGAACGACTCGTTCACCTCGCGCTACCGCGCCGCCCAGACGCGCCTGCGCAAGTTCGAGGAGGTCGGTCCGCCGCAGGAGCGGCCGAAGGAGCAGGACCTCGACCTGCGCCTGCGCGGCGCGCGCACCGGGCGTCGCGCCGTGGTGGCCGAGCAGCTGGAGCTCACCGGGCTGATGAAGCCCTTCGACGCCGAGGTGTGGTTCGGCGACCGGGTCGCCGTGCTCGGGTCGAACGGGTCGGGCAAGTCGCACTTCCTGCGTCTGCTCGCCCGTGGCGGCACCGATCCCGACGCGCGGCTCGGCCACATGACGACCACGGGCGGCGCGCTCGCGCCCGTCTCGCACACCGGGCGGGCGGTGCTCGGCGCGCGCGTGGTTCCGGGGTGGTTCGCGCAGACCCACCGGCATCCGGAGTTCGACGGCCGCACCCTGCTCGACATCCTCCACCGCGGCGAGGACGCCCGCGCCGGCTTGCCGCGTGACGCGGCGAGCTCGGCGCTGGACCGCTACGGCCTCGTCGGGCAGGCCGAGCAGCGCTTCGACGACCTGTCGGGCGGACAGCAGGCGCGGTTCCAGATCCTGCTGCTCGAGCTGTCGGGAGCGACGCTGCTGCTGCTCGACGAGCCCACCGACAACCTCGACCTCGTTTCGGCCGAAGCGCTGCAGGACGCGCTCGCGCGCTTCGAGGGCACGGTGCTCGCCGTCACGCACGACCGGTGGCTCGCGAAGTCCTTCGACCGGTTCCTGGTGTTCGGGGCGGACGGCAGGGTCGTGGAGTCGGATGCCCCGGTCTGGGACGAGACGCGGGTCGTGCGCGACCGCTGA
- a CDS encoding DHA2 family efflux MFS transporter permease subunit: MALESPAAPVGAQRPLAAPRRPRPFALVLAAASLPMFMATLDNLVMTNALPVLHTEMGAAVEELQWFVNAYTLAFAGTILIASALGDRFGRRTVFAIGIAVFGIGSALAALSTDPGQLIAARAFQGLGAAGVMPLSLALLSGAVPAARRPLAIGIWGGVSGLGVAVGPLVGGAIMEGWNWQGIFWINVPVALIAIPLALVVLRNDFGARERIDVPGALLAASGVVALVHAIVRGNDDGWDSLGVIVELALGAALVLGFLVWQTRAKAPLVPLRLFRDRSFSVTNIIGFAFSFGTFGAVFILIQYLQVVQGSTPLEAAVQTTPWTLAPVFVAPIAGLLAPRVGTRVLMVAGLALQAVALGWIGAVMSTDLEYPVLIAPFVMAGVGMALVFAPSATALLATLGLIDHAKASGVNSTVRELGVALGTAVMTAIFVGAGGELLPDLYVDAARPAVFTGAAVLALATVAALWLPAGRSVSGSASAPDAGEPATDAAEHERIAV; this comes from the coding sequence ATGGCCCTCGAATCTCCTGCCGCGCCCGTCGGCGCGCAGCGTCCTCTCGCGGCTCCGCGCCGCCCGCGTCCGTTCGCGCTCGTCCTCGCCGCGGCGTCGCTGCCCATGTTCATGGCAACCCTCGACAACCTCGTGATGACCAACGCGCTCCCCGTGCTCCACACCGAGATGGGAGCCGCGGTCGAAGAGCTGCAGTGGTTCGTGAACGCGTACACGCTCGCGTTCGCCGGCACGATCCTCATCGCCTCGGCCCTGGGCGACCGCTTCGGCCGCCGCACGGTGTTCGCCATCGGCATCGCGGTCTTCGGCATCGGGTCCGCGCTCGCGGCGCTCAGCACCGACCCCGGGCAGCTGATCGCGGCCCGCGCCTTCCAGGGCCTCGGAGCGGCCGGCGTCATGCCGTTGTCGCTCGCATTGCTTTCGGGCGCCGTGCCCGCAGCCCGCCGTCCCCTCGCCATCGGCATCTGGGGCGGCGTCTCGGGCCTCGGCGTCGCGGTCGGCCCTCTCGTCGGCGGAGCCATCATGGAGGGCTGGAACTGGCAGGGCATCTTCTGGATCAACGTGCCGGTCGCCCTCATCGCGATCCCCCTCGCCCTCGTCGTGCTGCGCAACGACTTCGGCGCCCGCGAGCGCATCGACGTGCCGGGCGCGCTGCTCGCGGCATCCGGTGTCGTCGCGCTGGTGCACGCGATCGTGCGCGGCAACGACGACGGCTGGGACTCGCTCGGCGTCATCGTCGAACTCGCCCTCGGCGCAGCGCTCGTGCTCGGCTTCCTCGTCTGGCAGACCCGCGCGAAAGCGCCCCTGGTACCGCTGCGGCTGTTCCGCGACCGGTCGTTCTCGGTCACGAACATCATCGGCTTCGCATTCAGCTTCGGCACGTTCGGGGCGGTGTTCATCCTCATCCAGTACCTGCAGGTCGTGCAGGGCTCGACGCCGCTCGAGGCTGCCGTGCAGACGACGCCGTGGACCCTCGCGCCCGTGTTCGTCGCGCCGATCGCGGGCCTCCTCGCCCCGCGCGTCGGCACCCGCGTGCTGATGGTGGCGGGCCTCGCGCTGCAGGCCGTCGCGCTCGGCTGGATCGGCGCCGTCATGTCGACCGACCTCGAATACCCCGTGCTCATCGCGCCGTTCGTGATGGCCGGCGTCGGCATGGCGCTCGTATTCGCCCCCTCGGCCACCGCGCTGCTGGCGACCCTCGGCCTCATCGACCACGCCAAGGCGTCGGGGGTCAACTCGACGGTGCGCGAGCTCGGGGTGGCCCTCGGCACCGCGGTCATGACCGCCATCTTCGTGGGCGCCGGCGGCGAGCTGCTGCCCGACCTGTACGTCGACGCCGCCCGCCCGGCCGTGTTCACCGGCGCGGCCGTGCTCGCGCTGGCGACCGTCGCCGCACTGTGGCTGCCCGCGGGGCGCTCGGTCTCGGGGTCGGCGTCGGCCCCCGATGCAGGGGAACCCGCGACGGATGCCGCGGAGCACGAGCGCATCGCGGTCTGA
- a CDS encoding TetR/AcrR family transcriptional regulator: MSSGSTPDLDIAVDPGRRMSSDERRQQILVAALAVFGTRGYDGATTDEVARAAGVSQPYVVRLFGSKENLFLATIEEALARLLTAFREATVDADAETIGKRVGQAYVDLLSVRGLHQTLANAYLMGSHPVIGPAARRGFAAVWRFFRDDMGLDADRAREFLAEGMLISTMIGLRLVDDYGSDPEITELFRSCFPTDLPHILDVVPRGTDRW, from the coding sequence ATGAGCTCTGGAAGCACGCCCGACCTCGACATCGCCGTCGATCCGGGGCGCAGGATGTCGTCCGACGAGCGACGGCAGCAGATCCTCGTCGCAGCGCTCGCGGTGTTCGGCACCCGGGGCTACGACGGCGCCACGACCGACGAGGTCGCGCGCGCCGCCGGCGTCAGCCAGCCCTACGTCGTGCGCCTGTTCGGCTCGAAGGAGAACCTGTTCCTCGCCACGATCGAGGAGGCGCTCGCGCGCCTGCTCACCGCGTTCCGCGAGGCGACGGTCGACGCGGATGCCGAGACCATCGGAAAGCGCGTCGGCCAGGCGTACGTCGACCTGCTGTCGGTGCGGGGCCTGCACCAGACCCTCGCGAACGCGTACCTGATGGGCAGCCATCCGGTCATCGGCCCGGCGGCACGCCGGGGCTTCGCCGCCGTCTGGCGGTTCTTCCGCGACGACATGGGCCTCGACGCCGACCGGGCGCGCGAATTCCTCGCGGAGGGCATGCTCATCAGCACGATGATCGGGCTGCGCCTCGTCGACGACTACGGCTCCGACCCCGAGATCACCGAGCTGTTCCGCTCGTGCTTCCCGACCGACCTGCCCCACATCCTCGACGTCGTCCCCCGGGGCACCGACCGCTGGTGA
- a CDS encoding DUF2277 domain-containing protein, which produces MCRNIHTLHNFEPAATSDEVHAAALQYVRKIAGTTKPSKANQEAFDHAVHEIAHLTQHLLDDLVATVPPKNREEEAEKARARAIKSGRYAAA; this is translated from the coding sequence ATGTGCCGGAACATCCACACCCTCCACAACTTCGAGCCCGCCGCCACATCCGACGAGGTGCACGCGGCGGCCCTCCAGTACGTCCGCAAGATCGCGGGCACCACCAAGCCGTCGAAGGCGAACCAGGAGGCGTTCGACCACGCCGTCCACGAGATCGCCCACCTCACGCAGCACCTGCTCGACGACCTCGTCGCCACCGTGCCGCCGAAGAACCGCGAGGAGGAGGCCGAGAAGGCCCGGGCGCGCGCCATCAAGTCGGGCCGGTACGCCGCGGCCTGA
- a CDS encoding GuaB3 family IMP dehydrogenase-related protein, whose product MDMEIGRAKRARRAYTFDDIAVVPSRRTRNPEDVSTAWAIDAFQFDIPVIGAPMDSVVSPRTAIMLGQLGGLGVLDLEGLWTRYDDPEPLLAEIAALEKSAATRRMQELYAEPIKPELVRDRLAEIRAAGVTVAGALTPQRTQELYETVVAAGVDLFVIRGTTVSAEHVSSVDAPLNLKKFIYDLDVPVIVGGASTYTAALHLMRTGAAGVLVGFGGGAASTTRATLGVHAPMATAVADVAGARRDYLDESGGRYVHVIADGGVGTSGDIVKALAMGADAVMLGVALARATDAPGLGYHWGPEAHHPKLPRGRRVRVDQVASLEEVLYGPAPVADGTANLIGALRKSMATTGYSELKEFQRVEVVVAPYEAR is encoded by the coding sequence ATGGACATGGAGATCGGCCGCGCCAAGCGCGCTCGCCGCGCGTACACGTTCGACGACATCGCGGTGGTGCCCTCGCGGCGCACCCGCAATCCTGAAGATGTCTCGACCGCGTGGGCCATCGACGCCTTCCAGTTCGACATCCCGGTGATCGGCGCCCCGATGGACTCGGTCGTGAGCCCTCGCACCGCGATCATGCTCGGGCAGCTCGGAGGCCTCGGCGTGCTCGACCTCGAGGGCCTGTGGACCCGCTACGACGACCCCGAGCCGCTCCTCGCCGAGATCGCCGCGCTCGAGAAGTCGGCCGCGACCCGCCGCATGCAGGAGCTGTACGCCGAGCCCATCAAGCCCGAGCTCGTACGCGACCGCCTCGCCGAGATCCGCGCCGCCGGAGTCACCGTCGCCGGCGCCCTCACCCCGCAGCGCACCCAGGAGCTGTACGAGACGGTCGTCGCCGCCGGCGTCGACCTGTTCGTCATCCGCGGCACCACGGTGTCGGCCGAGCACGTCTCGAGCGTCGATGCCCCCCTCAACCTCAAGAAGTTCATCTACGACCTCGACGTGCCCGTCATCGTCGGCGGCGCGTCGACCTACACCGCGGCCCTCCACCTGATGCGCACCGGTGCAGCCGGCGTGCTGGTCGGCTTCGGCGGCGGCGCCGCGTCGACGACGCGCGCGACGCTCGGGGTGCACGCACCCATGGCGACCGCGGTCGCCGACGTCGCCGGTGCGCGCCGCGACTACCTCGACGAGTCGGGCGGACGCTACGTCCACGTCATCGCCGACGGCGGCGTGGGCACGTCGGGCGACATCGTCAAGGCTCTCGCCATGGGCGCCGACGCGGTCATGCTCGGTGTCGCGCTGGCGCGGGCGACGGATGCCCCGGGCCTGGGCTACCACTGGGGCCCCGAGGCCCACCACCCCAAGCTGCCCCGCGGCCGCCGCGTGCGGGTCGACCAGGTCGCCTCGCTCGAGGAGGTGCTGTACGGTCCGGCTCCCGTCGCCGACGGCACCGCCAACCTCATCGGGGCCCTGCGCAAGTCGATGGCGACGACCGGCTACTCCGAGCTCAAGGAGTTCCAGCGCGTCGAGGTCGTCGTCGCGCCGTACGAAGCCAGATGA